A region of the Apium graveolens cultivar Ventura chromosome 6, ASM990537v1, whole genome shotgun sequence genome:
aaaattgaaggaTAAAACCGTGATGATTGTAGCCACGGAATTATGTTGGACAAAAGAAGATTGAACACTTAAGTAAAACAAGGAAAACCAGGGTGTCATTGTTGCAATAATTTGAGTACCTCTAGGCTTTGTCTATATGAAAAGTAAATATAGGGTGTCATGTTATCTCAAGATTACACGAGTAGTGATGTCCTGCTTATTTGCCAAAATCGGTAGTGATGATCCTGATAGCCTCTGTTataaagaaagaaagaaaaattatGTATAAAAAAGATAAATAGATATACTTGATGAAACTCTTAAGCTACAGAAAAGATAGCAACACGTTTACAATATATAGAAAGTTCAATGACACGGTGAATTTCACGTTTATTTAATATTAAAGCTAACCCGTCTTCCTGAAGAAGACTTTCCCAGATAGAATTACAAAAAGCATTGCCCAGAGTGCGAAATAAATCCAACATCGTAGGTTCCCAAACCTTGACATCTGGATTTATGGACCTGACCTGTCAGTCAATAATAGCTAGCACATATAAGATTCCCAACAGGCTTAGATCCAAGAACACTGCCACAAAGTAGAGTTTCTAAAGTTCATTTATAAGCTATGTAGCAGTAAATTCTAGAAAGGGGATAATTGACAGAACATGACCAGCTAAAGATGTCTAACATACGCAGGAGACCAGCACACAAAGATCAGGATTTCAGCGGTAATGGGAATACTACATTACCTATCTCGAAAAAAGGCAGGAAACAAGCACACAAAAAGTTTATAAATTATGCTTTAGTCAACACTTATTAAGTTCTGTCAATTATAAATGTAGTTTATAAATTATTGTTAAACTTCTCAAACAAGGACCAGCACCTTAATTATCACTTCTATATATTTCTCACAAAATATGTTTGTGTTCACAGGGGAGGCACTTTTCATTCTAACATTATGCAATGTAAGTTATCACAGAGGATGTTGACAATTAGATAAGCTGCattgactaattaattaacaTTCATATTATCTTTTAATATATTAGCCAATATCATCTGTTACATCCTTAGTGTTTATTGCAGGAAAGATCTAGCACATATGCCAATAAACACAAACAGTTGCAGAGATTCACCTTGTTAAGGTTTAATGTTACCAGAATAAGGTCAACTAGTTTGGTTAATCAATTTATATTCAACTTTAACCAGGAACAAGTGTGTGAGATTATACTTTTAAAGCACAGGTCAATATAAGTTCTTAACATATAGGACACCCTTAGCGAAATATTGTAATCTATCTTGGTGAGAATCCGTTTGACCTTAACTAAAGTTCCACCATTCCAGCTTTCTATAAATAGACATCAAAAGTAAAATAATAACAGTCTATTATACTGAATAATATGCAAACTGAGCAAAAAACAGTTAAATGATAACAGATACATGCTCTAGAGAGCACATCAGTAGGCATTCATTACAATAGAAATTTACAAGATTAATCAAACCTTGGGTCACCTAATTCATGTATAATGCAGAGAAGTTAGGAAGCAAGTTAAGTGCATTATGCAGGAACATATATGAAGTACAAGTGAGTGCACTGATACTTCTAAAATGACATGCATAACAATATAGGGACAATGTCAGAAGGAAAAATACAGAACATTCCTAGTTGACTTTGTAATAGTCTATTTTGACTTGAAGGTTCCAATATACCAGTGGCAATTCATCAAAATCTATTATCACTTGTACCACCTGATTAACatataattttaacaaattaGAAAGCATGGTACATGATTTGTAGACGTGTAGGACAAACCAAGTAGACTAGTTCATTCTTAATTAGTGAGGATCCAATAATTAGAATAATCAAGCAGTACATTTATTATACTACTACTTAATGCATTCAATTCAAGTTGTAAGATATCAGTTAATATACATAcccctttttttaaaaaaaatatcagTGTATAAATATAGCAGTAACAATACATTATAATACACACCACCAAAATCAACAGATTATTTCTCAATTTCTCATTAACTCAAATTTACCTTGATCAGGCAGGTCAAATATCATGCCAAAAATATGAGGATCAAGAAAGATAGTAGAAATATGAGAATGAGGTGTCATTTAGACAATAAAACTTATATCCTAACATGCATTTTAATGTGCATGAATTTACTTCTTATGCATGAAGAATAAACAATCTTTAATCTTATTTCAAACAGAGTCATCAAAGAATACATGGCATTAGACTTTAGTGGCTTGTAATTATCTTAATGTGCAGAAAAATTGATCCTTATGCATTGTACATATATGAGTAGAGTAAAGTATAAGCATCCAGGTGTTTAAGTAAGTTGGAAAAGAAGTCAGGATTAGCATAAATGCGGACATAGTGATGAAGTTTCCTTTAAACAGTAAGTTCCAAGATACGCATTCTAAACTTCCAGTACTATGCAGAATTTATAATGTAGTTTATAAATTATGCTTTAGTCAACACTTATTAAACGCAAAATATTCAAGTCAAGAGCAAAAATAGTTCATACATAAGTAGTTTAGGTAAGGCTGCCTAATAGGTCCCTTAGTAACAAGAATCACTAACCCCAGCCCAAAAATGATTAGCAAGTCAGAAACAATCTAACTATCCCAGACCAATCGCAAAGCGTAAAGGAACAAAAGACAAGTCAGACACAAGGTAATTATGTTTTGGCACTTGTCTGTACCTTTGATCTATGAATACCAAGGTTTCAATGAACACCGGAGCATTCAATGCACATCAGAACACCAAGATTTAAGGATGCCCAATCAGGCTCAAGAGCACCACATTCTGCACATATGTCATTGCCGGGAATTTCTCTAAGGATCCTAGACACATTATCTTCTCGATTCGAACTCTGGTCTGCGCTTTCATCATGTGATCCAGAAGAGGTATTGTTATACTCATTTCCCCCAGATTTCAGCTGCAGAAGATTTATGTTAGTCAGAAACGTAAATATTTAAATGCCAATCTGATTGCTTAATGTGAAACAGGATATGCAAAAAATTTACAGAGTTTGACCTGTCGCAACTGAGAGTTCAAAAGGGAAGCAATAATACCTTGTATTTTGTTTACCCAATCAATCCTATCTGCTTCTGTTTCAGACTGCTCAAATCAGAAAACATGTTGTTATACCTCTATAGAAACGTAACTGCATTACAAAGAATACCACTGGATAATTATGTTAAAATAAATACATAGAATACATAGAATTCAAGATGAACCTTATCAAAAACCTCTTGTTTAAACTGCTTAGTACTGCATCATTACAGGCGACACCACCGCTTCAGGTTCCTTTTTACCCAATATCAAAACCTAAATATCAGAAAAATAAAGCATTATACCTTCAACTTCATGTAATTATTTCCAATAACCATATCATACCCCTATCCCTATTAGCCTAAATAAATAACAATTAAGCCCAAACAAATATAAATATACTAAAATAAACATACCACCTCATTTAGTACTCAATAAACTTACTAATCATTACCAATTGCCTATGAGCAGACACAGAGATTTTTAATTTCGATAAAATTAACACCTCACATTCACCAAATTAGAGTAGAAAATATAAGCAGTAGGTAAGCCCTAAATATATATAATGGAACTATACTAGCTAGCTAAGAATGTACTTTAACATAAATGAATAAACTGAAACACTAACAATAAAAGAGATCGGGAGAGAGACaggggagagagagggggggagagagagggggggagagcgcgagggagagagagagatgtacACAAGAACTCGACGATATTTTTGGAACGAAACCCATGGCCCTTTCCAAGCTCTAAAGCCACTATTTAGGTCTAACCTTACCAATTTGAAGCTCGATTTGGTTCCTAATCAGGTCCAATTTCAGTGTCGATTATGTACTAGTTTCTAATTAGGGTTTACAAAAGGGAGTggcaagaaaagaaagaaagaaaagagagatgATGAAGAGTCGTGGTGTTTGAGATGAAGTtcaggttcgagagagagagagagagagagagagagagagagagagagttgccatcgatgtttgagagagagagagagagagtctgGCCTGCAGGGAAAGAGGGGAGAGGGGAGATGGTTTTGAAAAGAGGGAAATGAAATGTGTAAAAGGGGAACAATAATTTTGTTAAAGTTAAACGGGGAAAAGTGTACTGGAAAGGGGGGAAAAGACaagtaattttttatttttttaaaaaaagagcatagacaacggttaacaaaattaaccgatgtcaaagttaaaagcacatatttggcctttttaatttctgaacatagacaacggctactatgtgaaaccgatgtcagtattcgtattcaacatcgcttttttctaaaccgatgttaaacatgatattaacatcgggtgcattacatgccgatgtctaagcaccgatgtcgtatctactatttctagtagtgtaagTTATCCTATGCTTACCAAGAAGAATTATGCAGCTTCGTCTCAGAAGATGAAAGTGATTATGCAGGCGTATGGCTTGTGGGAGGCGATCGAACCATAAGACCGGAAGGGGACTGTTGACGACAAAACGGACAAGCGAGCCTTGGCAATTATCTATCAAGGGATTTCAGAGGAGATGTTGCTGACACTTGCAGAAAAGAAGACATCGAAATAGACTTGGGAAGCTATGAGAACAATGAGTTTGGGAGCAGACAAGGTGAGACAGGCAAAGGCTCAAACGCGGAAAAGGGAATTTGAAAGCTTAAGTATGAAATATGGGGAGCAGTTAGATGACTTCTACATGAAATTACATGGACAGGTCACTAACATTCAAGCACTAGGAGAGAAGATGGAAGAGAGCTACGTGGTGAAGAAACTTCTCAGAGCGATTTTACAAATTTCGTCTGCTCTGGAGCAATTCGGAAATTTGGAGGAGATGTCAGTGGAAGAAGTCGTTGGTTCTTTGAAGGCCCATGAAGAACGGTTGCGTGGGACAAGTGAGATGAATCAAGGGCAACTCTTACTGACAGAGGAAGAATGCGAAAGAGAGAAAACCACGAGGGACAATTGTTATTGACTCGTGAGGAGTGGATGAAAAAAAACCAAAGAAGGGAATCGAGGTCCTAGTGAGAACCGGGGAAAAGAATCAAACCGAGGAGGACGTGATAGGAGCAGGATGAGGTGCTTCAATTGCCAAGCATTTGGACATTTTGCATACGAGTGCCGGAAATCACGACGTGACAAGGAACCGCAAAAAGAAGTGAACCTCACCCAAATCCAAGGAGATGAACCAGCGCTATTAATTGCTGAGATCAAAGAACCTATGAAGGAGATGATGTTGCTAAACGAAGAAATGGTAGTTCCAAAGCTAACAGAGAAAAATGAGGGACGCAGGGATTTGCAAGTGTGGTACCTGGATAATGGGGCGAGCAATCACATGACTGGACAACGGGAAAAATTCAAAGAGTTGGATGAAAGTATAACTGGAAAAGTGAAGTTTGTGATGGGTCTACTGTGACTATAAAAGGTAGGGGAGTAGTGTCACTGAAATGCAAGAATGGTGAAGAGAAGATATTAAGCGAGGTATATTACATCCCTACCTTGTGCAATAATATTATTAGCTTGGGTCAACTTTCGGAGGCCGGTAACAAGGTTATCTTGGAGGGAGAATATTTATGGGTGTATGAGGAACGTGGTCGACTGTTGATGAAAGTGAAGAGGAGTGAAAATCGTCTTGGTAAATCTTTGTTCATTGTAGATGTATATCTTTGTAGATGTATATCTTTGTTCAGTGATGCCTATAGAAATCATTATATTAGATTGATATAAAGGCTTATGTTAGATTCTAGTTTTTATTTGTATTCCTAGTTTTTTAATATGCACACGTTGCTAGAAAATTGAAACATATGGGAATTGTATTAAAAAAATCCAAAACATACAAAATAAATATGTATTTAAAAGAACGATTTTTCTCTGATACACACATAGCTACATAATAAAAATTATGTGACAAATTTTAATTGGTCTATAACTTTTAAATGTTGATACATTAAAGCCTCGATAAATTAATACTTTTGGGACCAcgaaaaattattaattaattgaaatattaacatatcgataaattaataatttattaatttatcgatatattaataatttattaatttattgagatatattatttaaaattttataacgtatacaattctcaaaataataatttattttcatctattgaatacttaaaataacattaaaaaatatttatgaatttaagtaAATTGAAAGaattcaattatttaattagattatgTAATATCCTGAAGTTCTCAAAATGGTTCAAGGCAGGGCCCTGTCTTTTCTAGTCCTATTTACCACAACAATAAAAGGGACCTTATTTAACTAAGTACACAGTTGGAGCCAGTCTCACAAAAAGGTGTCATTAAATCAAAAATTACATTACGTAATTTCCTCTTGTAACATGAACATAGCATGCCAGAACTCCATAATACATTAAGAAAGATTCAAGATGAAGTATAAGGTGACATCAATTCTAAAAAGAAGCATGTTACAATTGAGGATTACTATAAAAGTGCATCCTAGAAATCTATAATTTTAATGTAATAtgtattattaatttatatattatatgggacttatatgtattaataaaaaaaatattatcttaTAAATTTAGCGAATTATTAATTTAGCATAAAGGGCCCGGCTCGGGATTACAAGAAATTATTAATTTAACGGGTTATTAATCTATCAAGTATTAGTTTATCGAGGTTTAACTGTATATCCGTTCCCCATTCCAccaatgaagaaaagaagaaaaataaaaaataaataagaGTTAATGCTTAGTGGGCCCGGAGATATTATGACCATTCACAATATTTGTCTTAAAAGGTATAGTAGATACATGAGAATTTTATGACAGCTGACATAAAAAGGGGTAACAAATCTAGCGGATATATCGAGGCGAAATTTCCTTTCGAACTGAGGGGACAGAATGGAGACTGTGACCACACTGGCTCAGTTGTTGCAGCAACATGCAGATCTTTGTACCTTTTTTTATCGCGAGGTCAGTGCTTcaactattttttattttattattcaagaTAATCTAGGCCAAATAATTGTTATTGAAAATCTTGTATATAATCATTGTTTGGTATGGTGTAACAATTACTTGTCTAGACCGGATCCCTGTTACTAGTAATTTGCTTTTTTTATCATACTTGAAGCACGGTAAAACACTGATTTATGGTAAATTTTAATGTGGGGTATTTTTaatttcacttgatttattttaaTGTAATTTTAATGTACCCTTTTGGATTTTTTTATAATGGGTTGTTACTTTCTTGATTTTAATATAGGGGATTTTTGATAAGGGCTTTATAGACTTGCACAGGATACAAGACCCGGACGATCCTGATCCCGAATATTTAAAAGAAATTGTTGACGTGTTCTTTCGAGATGTGGAATCTCGACTAAATGAAGTGGACATTTTACTGTCTTTGTTCTATCTTCTTGTGTCTGTAGTCTTTTATTTTGGACTTGTTTGAAATGTGTTAAATAGTCTGAATTTTATTTGTGGCTCGAATTGTGTTTAACAGCAAGGAACAGGAGGTTGATTATGGGAAACTGGAAGAAAATGTGGTCTCCTTCAGAGAGTCCTCTGAGAGGTAAATTTCTATTTTGTTCAACTTAATAAGAAGTTTTATATTTTTTAGATAATATTCCAATACCTGTCAAGTTTCAAATTTGCAATAGCTTGATGAGACTTTGGTGATTGAACTTAGGGGTAAACATAATTAGAATGTAGTCTGATTGAAATATATACATTTGCTCCTCCCGCCGCCTTTGATACCATATCAAGGAACCGGTTGAGGGTAGAGGTATTAGAGAAAGACCCTTACCGAGTTGTTATATTAATTAATCTAACACTCTATCTACTAAACTTTAATTTGTGTATGTGTAGTGCATAGGAAGTAAACCAAATTGATCTTTATTCAGGACATTAGAACTAAACAGACGGCAATAATGTTGGTGTAAGAAACAATTCAACCACTAAATAACTGCAGGAATGCTCAGTTTTTGGTTTTGACCTTACTCTTAGCTCCAGATAATCAAAGACTGACTGAACATCACAAGAAGTATCCATCTTATCATAAGAACGGCCCTTATTGAAGATTAGCTAGCGAGCATCACATTAACACTAAAGTAACAAAAGCCAAAATAATTAGTAGTCTTTCAACATATAAATTTAATCACTGTGTATCGGTGACAGCAAAAACTTGAAAACTTTGAACAAATTTATTCCTATTTTCATTTCACTCACCACCAAAATCACGATTCCCCAACGCCTCTCAACTTCCATGCAGACCACGGCCGATGCCCTTACTAGTAGAATCTTACTGAGAGAATGAAGGCAAAGGCAAATTATGACTTGATAAAGAGGCTGTGCAAGAGATAGGAGAGTGAGAGAGGGCTAGTATTAGAGGTTAATTTTGGTTTTTTATCATCCTTTATTTCGTTCTGTGTGTGTgtgcgagagagagagagtattaAGTACTAGGTTAACGTGCATGATATAATTAATTATTAGGTTAATAGCATTAATTTTGGTTCGGGTTATTCGATCAGTGCTGCTCTGCTGGCATGAGCCCTGAACACTACCAATTAAGTTTGGTTTTTTTAGTAAGGCAAATGTAAACAAAACCGAAGTTAGCGTTAGCGATCGAACTGTTTTGACTAGTTTGATTTGGTAGGCTTTTCTGTTCTTCAGTTTACGTGTTGTGTCGGTGTGTGTCCATTTAAAAAGAGCAGTACATTTTTTGTGTATTAATAGGACTGCAATAACTACTTCTGACTGCAGCAACAGGTTTTATTACTTTTTTGTTGGTGTGGACTAGATAAAACAGGCGAGACAACAGTCGATTCAGTTTAGAAATCTATGCTATGTTGATTGTTTGCTATCTCTATATTTCGCTAGATATTGTTTGATAAGACATATGAATTACCAAGTAAAGGTTTAAAAGGGCTTGCACAGAGTATATTTTATAGATTTTCTTTCTTACGATTAAGAAGTTTGGAGATACTTCTAAAGGGGAAATAATGATTTTAGATTATGCTTTCTAAATAGCTGTGCTTTATATTGGTTTTAATGCTTTTTATAAACTCGTGTAGGAGTCTATTTAATGGTTTTGACGCGCAAAGTCTTAtgcttttgatttttttatttatttgtggTTTATTCCATAGGAGAACTCCATGTTTGGAAAGACATATAAGATGTTGTGTAAATAGCATAGAATTGTAATCAACATAATGCAGTATTAATTTTGAATGTAAGGGTGTTTTTAGTCATGTAATTGCATTGCTATTTAAATATTCCTGGTAGCATTGTTTATCACAAAGTTTTATGTAATTTTTTGGCTGCTATCTGCTACGTTTGCTGGGAACATGTCTTTCTGTTGCATACAAATTTATATAACTATACGAATATGAATTTATATGAAACAGAGGAATAAGAGCTGATTAGTAATTAGAAGACTTGCATTTTATTTCATAAGCCTAATGCAGTTATATCAGAAAATACAGTCCAACCAACGATCCTATAAACCAGGACCACCTCCACCTGAACTCCTAGTTTATCTCTACTACTAACTTACGAATAGAACTCCTACAAAGACTCCACACGACTCAGTCATGCAACCAACGGATACAAATAAACAAAACACAAACTAATTAAATTTATTACAAGTTTGAGATTAAACCCAACAATTCCTCCCTTAATCTCAAACTTATTTCTCTAACTCCCTAACTCCCAACAAGTTGCGCATCTTCTCAAACTTAATTGTTGCAAGAGCTTTTGTCAGCCCATCTGCTCGATGCTGATTGCTACTGACATGCTTCACAATGACGTCTCCACGCTCTACacattctctaataaaatgaaaTCGTATGTCGATATGTTTGCTTCTTCCATGGAACATAGGATTTTTGGCTAAGTCGATTGCTGACTTATTGTCAATAAACAATATTACTGGACCAAGTTTATCACCTGTAATGTGACTTAAGACATTCTTCATCCAAATTCCTTGACAAGCGGCTGCGGTGGCAGCCATGAATTCTGCTTCACATGACGACAAAGCCACCACCCTTTGCTTCTGGGAAACCCATGATATTAAGCTCTCATTCAAGTAATAAGCCATGTCTCTCGTACTCCATCTATCATCTATAGTTCCTCCCAGATCACTATCAGAGTAGCCAGTGACTATATTGTTTCCGTTGTTCTGATTATAAATCAACCCAAACTGCAATGTTCCCTTGATATACCGGAGAATCCTCTTCACTGCATTCAAATGCAATGCAGTTGGACGTTCTATATAACGACTTACAATTCCAACAGAAAAGGCTATATCCGGTCGAGTGTTTACCAGATATCTTAACCCTCCTCCTAAGCTTTTGTACATTATTGCATCAACTACACGTCCCCCTTCATCCTTAAAAATTTGCTCCTTTGGGTCCATCGGGTATTTGGTGGGATTGCAGTCACCCATGCCTGCCCTTTTCAGTAACTTTTCTGCATACCCCGACTGTTTCAACTCAATGTAAGCAGTTTCCTGCTTCACCTCGATTCCCAGATAGTAACTGAGCTTTCCCAGATCTGTCATGTCGAATTTCCTTCCCATTTGTTGCTTAAACTCTTCGATCTTCTGCACATCTGCACCAGTgattaaaatatcgtctacaTAGACGGCAATTATCAAACAATCTTTCCCTTTTCCCCTCGTATAAACAGCATTTTCATAAGGACATCGCTTAAAACCCAAACTCCCCAGGCTGTGATTCAATTTTGCATACCAAGCACGCGGTGCTTGTTTTAAGCCATACAATGCTTTCACCAACTTGTAAACGAAGTATTCCTTCCCACTGGTTTCGAAACCTTCTGGCTGAGCAACAAACACATCTTCAGTAATTTCTCCATTTAAAAAGGCAGTTTTCACGTCTAAATGATGAACTTGCCATGAGTGTTTTGCTGATAGAGCTAACAACATTCGTACTGTCTCAAGACGAGTGACAGGAGCAAACACTTCCTCATAATCGATTCCATGCTCTTGAGCGTACCCTTTTGCTACCAAACGGGCCTTGTGCTTTACTACATTTCCAGCTGCATCCTTTTTAAGTTTGAAAATCCATTTTAAACCAATTACTTTATGTCCTGCAGGTAACTCCATAAGTTTCCACGTACCATTTTTTTCGATTGAGTCGAGTTCAGTCTCCATAGCCCTTTTCCAGTGTTTATCTTTCGAAGCCTCCTTGAAGATTGCAGGTTCCTCTGTCCCCATTAGGTATAATTCTTCATCTAACACTACTTCTTCAGTGTCGTTATACACATCACTCAGCCTGCGAATTTTCAAAGGCTCAACGCTATCATCATAATTATCACTGTCTAGCCTCGATGATCCTGATGCAAACGAGCTCGAAGAAACAGACACTTGTGTAGATGGAGTAATCTGTGATGAAGACGTATTTGATATACTTGAAGGAGTCCCAGGTTCATACTCCTCGCTGCTTTCTGAAGAGTATTGTCTGCCAGCCGCTGTTTCAAACATTCTGCtttcattctcatcat
Encoded here:
- the LOC141664540 gene encoding uncharacterized protein LOC141664540, giving the protein MSLGADKVRQAKAQTRKREFESLSMKYGEQLDDFYMKLHGQVTNIQALGEKMEESYVVKKLLRAILQISSALEQFGNLEEMSVEEVVGSLKAHEERLRGTSEMNQGQLLLTEEECEREKTTRDNCY